Genomic segment of SAR202 cluster bacterium:
AGTACATGCGTCGGAGGTAGGAACTGGGCTTGTCCAAGATGTTAACCCTGGCTTCCGGACGGGCGGCCCAGGCGCGGTCCATTCGTCCGATGCCGAAGCAGGCGGGGCCGCCGCCGTGGGCGATGCAGACTCGCAGGTTGGGGCACTTTCCCAGCACGCCGCCGAAGATTAAGGCGGCGACGGCCAGGATGTCCTCGGCGGTGTTGCCGATGGTGTTGCCGAGGTAGTATTTGCGGGTGCGCTCTTGCAGAAGGAGCGAGTTAGCGGGGTGGAAGAAGAGCAGTGCGCCCAGTGACTCGGCGGCTTTGAAGAGGGGAAGGTATTTGGGGTCGTCCCAGGTGCTGCCGTTGACGTTGGTCTCGACCTCAGCGCCCTTCAGCCCGATTTTCATGCAGCGTTCCAGTTCTTTTATCGACAGCTTTACGTCCTGAAGGGGCAGCGTGCCGACGCCGGCGAGACGCTTGGGGTTGTCCTTAGCCATGCCGGCGATCTCGTCATTTACCTCTTTGCACATCGATAGGCAGTCGGCAGCTTTGATGTGGTAGTTGTAAAGGGCAGGGGCTATAGACACCATCTGCACATCGACGTCTAGTTTGTCCATGTCCTTGATGCGCTGCTGGGGGGTGAACCTAGCTTTGGGGCCTTGAGGGCCGGTGCGCTGTAACTCGTTGACGAGGTAGTGGTTCCCTTCTTTGTCCTTTTCCAGCCGCATACCGTACCATTCTTTGCCCTGGTCGATGACTTTAAACATGGCTTTGGGGCTCATGTGGGCGTGGATGTCGATGGCTCGCATTATGGCACCTCTTCCTTATCTAATCCTGGGGCACAAGAAAAACCGGCCCTGTTCTCAACCGGGATACCATCCCCTGACCCCTTCCTGCTGGAAGGGGAAGAGAAATTAAGATCACCTCATCACCCTCCTTCGGCCAGGCTCAGGACGGCGTCTAACTCCCTCTTCTCCTTTGCAGTAGGAGAAGAGGGAGAACCAGACCTCAGTGGCCCCCATCCACGATTGCGGAAGGGCGAGTGTCTAGAGGCGTACTGATGAGTTTCCATTGGAGGAATGGGGAACATATTGATATGCATATTCACTAAAGGGTTAGATACTCAGAAGTTTCTCCAGGTTTTTGTACAAAATCTTTTCCTTCTCTTCCCGAGTCAGGCTGTCCATGCTAAGAATCCAAGTGGTGGGCCAGTCGATGCCCATGTCGGCGGGGTAGTCGCTGCCGAGGACGACGCGGTCGGCACCGACGGTATCGATGAGGAGGCGGAGGGACGCCTCACTGTGGGTGAGGCAGTCGTAGTAGAACTTGCGGAGGTAGGAGCTGGGGGTTTTCTTGGTGGTGCCTCGCGTCTCCTGGCGCACTCGCCAGCCCGCGTCCATACGCCCGACACCGTAGCAGACATAGCCACCGCCGTGGGCCAGGCAGACCTTGAGTTTGGGGTGCTGGTCCATGACGCCGCCGAAGACCAGGCAGGCGTAGGTGATGGAGCGCTCCACCAGGTTGCCGATGCTGTTGGGCAGATGGTACTTCCGAGTGCGCCCGTCCACGACAGTGGGGCCGCCCTGATGGATAAAGATAAGCGCGCCCATCTCTTCAGCGGCTTTCCAGAAGGGTCGGAAGTGGGGCTCCTCTAAAGTCTTGCCGCGGATGTGGTCAGAAATCATAGCGCCCTTCAAGCCTAGCTTTGTCACGGAACGCTCAAGCTCGGTGATAGCTAGCTTGACGTCCTGCATTGGGATGATGGCCAGGCCGGCGTAGCGCTGGGGGTAGGCTTTGCAGGCTTTGGCGACCTCATCGTTGCAGGCTTTGTGCAGGCCGACTATCT
This window contains:
- a CDS encoding amidohydrolase, giving the protein MRAIDIHAHMSPKAMFKVIDQGKEWYGMRLEKDKEGNHYLVNELQRTGPQGPKARFTPQQRIKDMDKLDVDVQMVSIAPALYNYHIKAADCLSMCKEVNDEIAGMAKDNPKRLAGVGTLPLQDVKLSIKELERCMKIGLKGAEVETNVNGSTWDDPKYLPLFKAAESLGALLFFHPANSLLLQERTRKYYLGNTIGNTAEDILAVAALIFGGVLGKCPNLRVCIAHGGGPACFGIGRMDRAWAARPEARVNILDKPSSYLRRMYYDCLTHSEAGLRLLIDTVGADHVVLGSDWPADMGLESPVQWVMDMKSLTKAEKERILWKNLEELLVV
- a CDS encoding amidohydrolase is translated as MRSIDIHAHFVPPAYWNTVDQGKKWHGIGLERDKDNVEWPVRGPYRNRLWPMDRHTLEERISDMSSKGVDVQVLSTIPAWYYPEPDAKEIVGLHKACNDEVAKACKAYPQRYAGLAIIPMQDVKLAITELERSVTKLGLKGAMISDHIRGKTLEEPHFRPFWKAAEEMGALIFIHQGGPTVVDGRTRKYHLPNSIGNLVERSITYACLVFGGVMDQHPKLKVCLAHGGGYVCYGVGRMDAGWRVRQETRGTTKKTPSSYLRKFYYDCLTHSEASLRLLIDTVGADRVVLGSDYPADMGIDWPTTWILSMDSLTREEKEKILYKNLEKLLSI